The proteins below are encoded in one region of Winogradskyella helgolandensis:
- a CDS encoding T9SS type B sorting domain-containing protein, with the protein MKKPTFSRIAIIALTLILGQLTFAQNYEPFTPRFNEDLKGDIVLIGNNILGPDNNAFNNNSVYNHQVNMTYIDIDSDASTFSSSSADLTIPNPNCYRIIYAGLYWGAVNPGDEPITDVKFKGPSGGYNDIQGTIIYEAGSNTVDGGDSFSYACFADVTSIVTSYGSGADLGTYTVANVSSDEGRTASFSPYNGTGQSAGWSLFVVYEDPTLPGKSITSFDGFSAISVAGGNPTLDIPVDGFRTVPAPAPVRANFAFATLEGDSPILGDRLRLNGVSLSTADRPVANFFNSSVTQLDATPVNDRVPNSTNTLGFDTGVIAIPNPGNSVIANDATAGTIRLETSGDTYFPYFFAFAVEIIEPNIVLTKIVEDDAGNDIGDQYVGLGASLNYVIGFQNTGNDNATSFQIRDVLPVNIIFNYPDDLVLPTGVSVVSYNAATREIIFAIDDSLVEENDPVYEIRIEVQVVESCNLLINACANIISNQAFASYNGYYNPNFHITDDPSLSTNTGCLLSPRATNFLADLNCTFSQDIILCGESVDLTAADGYDSYAWSTSPTGTPVIGNGQTFTATASGSYYSFNTAVAPCQSIIQEFHVEIFGSNTTNPVIPYADEVVTCPNDGKLLPNIFLCGAEDSKLIETNIANSTSVIWEKLDESSCSAVSNTDCANEDASCTWDEVGTGPNFLADTSGQFRLTINYPGGCFVQFYFNIYENVLNATVNATDIICTTPGSITVNGVPSGYEYSLDGITFQDSNVFTVNTAGTYSTYIRQVGVATNPCVFTVPDVQIRDREFSGSTIVTQPYCHDDKGTIYLAANDVDPQYSFTLHQAGTLVNSVGPIMDNTHTFQNLNPGTYTATITSENGCTFTEDITITEPPLLTATVALTSPLNCTDGEITVYPVGGTPPYFYFVNGSVDFQSVPEVIVTSAGIYNITVTDSNNCSTDVTISVAAIPEPDFNIDITDIACADSSDSGSLSINVTNANGNSIEYSIDGGTTFVNSNVFTGLAVGNYDVVLQYTSGSDVCETSPQTVAINSATVITGTAELTAPFTCVSDGTITVTGVTGGAAPYTYSIDGVTFQSSNSFNNLSAGTYTVIVKDASGCSSAMNQITVEALNPPTDLTFDNSPVTCPTNTSTISITGTTGGTGTLEYQITAPASAATAYQTSTDFSGLEPGTYTFQVKDENECVYSESYTVSPIPTPTLSVVLTDDLDCTASPDAVITGTISGPAPYTYSVSINGAAYASLGVTGTPFTYSTTNAGTYQFEITDANGCSATSSLLTVNPLSLPALSLVAQTQPILCNGDTNGAIDVTIDTSVGTPPFTINVNNDTTGTNYGTQTSSLPAGLYTVTLTDSKMCTTTETVTIDQPDAIVVDYDAIDITCGAGGVSQGSVIVNSVTGGTPPYNYFVTGTNGYSNSELNNIGSTSVSFDVVDFGLYQINVVDANGCSILVQDVLVASPPTDLDIDITATVNCATGGEAEVSIGSTLTSAGPFFFSIYEGPGFEYPTGTWLAEDTPGSESATFTGLIPGVVYTFIVFDQSTNCSYYEPATVPIPTNSTLTASAVSANNITCTGSADGNVSFTVNSVYGSAVSVNYEVFNSLSLATTGITGSGSVPANGSLSVTELGPLPFGNYFVSISETSGPNAGCGVVTVPFNITESAFLLELAVSIDQNANCNPNSGIISAIGSNGTPPYQYQITTTPAAPLATDAAWDASSTFNMDAGSYYVHVIDAYHCIVTSPIQVLNGDPTPVISATLTNQCTVAEGEYEIDVTLDTPGMSPYSVSINGGAFQSQTFPFTLSNLYSGTHTIEIQDVNGCGNTVSIDVVAPILITPEVTAFPSCNDDDGEITVTGSGGSGSYAYSILPSPASISLTGNVFSGVPSGSYTITITDTVTLCTEEVSVSVSQAILPTFTLTPYEITCFGDNSGSFEINIANYSGAYTYEVFDNLGTSITGIVNANTSTNPELVTGMEAGTFSVVITETDIPFCSATANVIIASPLDGMTLNVSETSNVTCNDNEGTITAIATGGWGDYEYELTGAATVAYSSNGSFSELSAGTYTVNVRDAGGCIVSESITLETPTPIAATFTPNTTVLSCFGDQDASITITNVTGGQGSNYSYTLNTVSPTPSVSGPQTSNVFENLGPGTYFVRITDGYGCEFSSVNMVITEPTPIESSLVRTTTQTCLTESTLTLSATGGTGLYSYSDNPSFSPIIGTFTTSTTFSVSDGTYSYYVRDANGCVTNVSNEITVDPLPTLEVTLESTNPIINCAGDNNGTILATAIGGLGNYTYTLQDNLGNDVIATELTPGYFTDLFAGDYIVLVESGDCNATSASISITEPDAPLDASIVVNNVSCAGNNNGSVEITASGGTGIIKYAISPQLNQFFETSTFEDLEPGDYNIIVQDELGCYLTFNFTITEPTPVILSIVADSFFPEVCAGDVDGEFSIAISGGTLPYSVSLDDYDGVYTTGSAAQTEFDFSNLTGGDHTVFVRDAEGCESEWNITFPESVSIQPEILIESVCDNNLQGNIVTVTVDASIDDLDQLDYSLNGGPYQSDNKFINVPVGTNHFIDVRHTNGCIQTTDFFDIEMADPVTLDLAEGDLNEYIANAAGGTGDYQFTINDEDYGYENSFIIYESGLYTITVTDSSGCFATIQVELEFQDICIPNWFTPNNDDKFDTWAPGCTENYPNLTFDIFDRYGRKIATYRVGEAWDGKYMGNELPTGDYWFVVKTNDSTHDKEFVGHFTLYR; encoded by the coding sequence ATGAAAAAACCTACTTTTTCTAGAATAGCCATAATTGCCCTTACACTTATTTTGGGACAATTAACCTTCGCTCAAAATTATGAGCCCTTTACTCCTCGTTTTAATGAGGATTTAAAAGGAGATATTGTTCTTATTGGGAATAATATTCTCGGACCAGACAATAACGCCTTCAACAATAATTCAGTATATAATCATCAGGTGAACATGACCTATATTGATATTGATAGTGATGCGTCTACGTTTAGTTCTTCTAGTGCAGATTTAACAATTCCAAATCCTAATTGCTATAGAATTATATATGCAGGTTTATATTGGGGTGCTGTTAATCCTGGAGATGAGCCAATAACAGATGTAAAATTTAAAGGACCATCTGGAGGTTATAATGATATTCAGGGTACTATTATTTATGAAGCAGGAAGTAATACAGTAGATGGTGGAGACAGTTTTTCTTATGCTTGTTTTGCAGATGTAACATCAATAGTGACTAGTTATGGTTCTGGTGCTGACTTAGGAACATATACTGTTGCAAATGTATCTTCGGATGAAGGTAGAACGGCATCTTTTAGTCCATATAACGGAACAGGTCAATCAGCTGGTTGGTCCTTGTTTGTGGTTTATGAAGACCCTACATTACCAGGGAAATCAATTACTAGTTTTGATGGTTTTAGTGCAATTAGTGTTGCTGGAGGTAATCCTACATTAGATATTCCTGTTGATGGTTTTAGAACTGTTCCTGCTCCTGCTCCAGTAAGAGCAAACTTTGCTTTTGCAACTTTAGAGGGTGATAGTCCTATTTTAGGTGATCGATTAAGATTAAATGGAGTTAGTTTATCTACTGCAGATCGTCCAGTTGCCAATTTTTTCAATAGTTCAGTTACACAATTAGATGCAACCCCTGTTAATGATAGAGTCCCAAATAGTACAAATACCTTAGGATTTGATACTGGTGTTATTGCCATACCTAATCCAGGAAACTCAGTAATTGCAAATGATGCAACTGCTGGGACCATTCGTTTAGAAACAAGTGGTGATACCTATTTCCCCTATTTCTTTGCATTTGCAGTCGAAATTATAGAACCTAATATTGTACTAACCAAAATTGTAGAAGATGATGCAGGTAATGATATTGGTGATCAATATGTTGGTCTTGGAGCTTCTTTAAATTATGTCATCGGTTTTCAAAATACAGGAAATGATAATGCTACTAGTTTTCAAATTAGAGATGTTCTTCCGGTAAATATTATTTTTAATTATCCTGATGATTTAGTATTACCAACAGGGGTTTCTGTTGTAAGTTACAATGCTGCGACGAGAGAAATTATTTTTGCAATAGATGACTCTTTAGTTGAAGAAAATGATCCTGTTTACGAAATTCGTATCGAGGTACAAGTTGTTGAATCTTGTAATCTATTAATTAATGCTTGTGCTAATATTATAAGTAATCAGGCTTTTGCGAGTTACAATGGCTATTATAACCCTAATTTCCATATTACAGATGATCCAAGTTTAAGTACTAATACGGGCTGTTTACTATCTCCAAGAGCAACCAACTTTTTGGCAGATTTAAATTGTACATTTTCCCAAGATATTATTTTATGTGGGGAAAGTGTTGACCTAACAGCAGCAGATGGTTATGATTCTTATGCTTGGTCTACTAGTCCGACAGGAACACCTGTCATTGGAAATGGGCAAACCTTTACAGCTACCGCATCAGGCTCCTATTACTCTTTTAACACAGCTGTTGCTCCATGTCAGTCTATTATTCAAGAGTTTCATGTTGAGATTTTTGGTTCTAATACAACAAACCCTGTTATACCATATGCAGATGAAGTAGTGACATGTCCTAATGATGGAAAATTATTGCCAAACATCTTTTTATGTGGTGCTGAAGATTCAAAATTAATTGAAACTAACATTGCCAACTCTACCTCAGTTATATGGGAAAAATTAGATGAATCAAGCTGTTCCGCTGTTTCGAATACAGATTGTGCAAATGAAGATGCCTCTTGTACTTGGGATGAAGTTGGTACAGGTCCAAACTTTTTAGCAGATACTTCAGGACAATTCAGGTTAACAATTAATTATCCTGGTGGCTGTTTTGTTCAGTTTTATTTCAATATTTATGAAAACGTATTAAATGCGACTGTTAACGCTACAGATATTATATGTACAACACCTGGAAGTATTACTGTAAATGGTGTCCCTTCTGGATATGAGTATAGTTTAGATGGTATTACTTTTCAAGATAGTAACGTATTTACTGTAAATACTGCTGGCACCTATTCAACTTATATTAGACAAGTTGGTGTAGCAACAAACCCTTGTGTATTTACGGTTCCAGATGTACAAATTAGAGATCGCGAATTTTCAGGGTCAACTATAGTAACACAGCCTTATTGTCATGATGATAAAGGAACAATTTATTTAGCTGCGAATGATGTAGATCCACAATATTCATTTACACTACATCAAGCTGGTACTTTAGTAAATAGTGTTGGACCAATAATGGATAACACGCATACGTTTCAAAACCTAAACCCAGGAACATATACAGCAACAATTACTTCTGAAAATGGCTGTACATTTACTGAGGATATTACAATTACAGAACCACCTCTTTTGACCGCTACCGTAGCTTTAACAAGCCCTTTAAACTGTACTGATGGTGAAATTACAGTTTATCCTGTAGGTGGAACACCTCCTTATTTTTACTTTGTCAACGGATCTGTAGATTTTCAGTCTGTACCAGAGGTTATTGTAACTTCAGCTGGCATTTATAATATTACCGTTACGGATTCTAATAATTGTAGTACAGATGTAACGATTTCAGTTGCCGCTATTCCAGAGCCTGACTTTAATATAGACATTACTGATATTGCTTGTGCAGATTCCAGTGATTCTGGATCTTTATCGATCAATGTAACTAACGCCAATGGTAACAGTATTGAATATAGTATTGATGGTGGTACTACTTTTGTAAACTCAAATGTATTTACAGGATTAGCTGTTGGAAATTACGATGTTGTATTACAATATACGTCAGGTTCTGATGTTTGTGAAACGAGTCCACAGACTGTTGCTATAAATTCAGCAACTGTGATTACGGGTACTGCAGAATTAACAGCACCTTTTACATGTGTTTCAGATGGAACGATTACAGTAACAGGAGTTACTGGAGGAGCTGCTCCTTATACATATAGTATTGATGGTGTAACGTTTCAGAGTAGTAATAGCTTTAATAATTTATCAGCAGGAACATATACAGTAATTGTAAAAGATGCAAGTGGCTGTTCTTCTGCAATGAACCAAATAACAGTTGAAGCTTTAAATCCTCCAACGGATTTAACTTTTGATAATTCACCTGTTACTTGTCCTACTAATACGTCTACAATTTCTATAACTGGAACGACGGGTGGAACAGGAACATTAGAATATCAAATTACAGCGCCTGCTTCGGCAGCTACTGCTTATCAAACATCAACAGATTTTTCAGGTTTAGAGCCTGGAACTTATACGTTCCAAGTAAAAGATGAAAATGAATGTGTATATAGCGAATCCTATACCGTAAGTCCTATTCCTACTCCAACCTTATCTGTTGTTTTGACTGACGATTTGGATTGTACTGCTTCGCCAGATGCAGTAATAACAGGAACTATTTCTGGACCTGCACCTTACACCTATTCAGTATCAATAAATGGTGCAGCTTATGCATCTTTAGGAGTTACAGGAACACCTTTTACATATTCGACAACAAATGCAGGAACGTATCAATTTGAAATTACTGATGCTAATGGTTGTTCTGCAACATCATCACTACTTACTGTGAACCCATTATCGTTACCAGCTTTAAGTTTAGTGGCGCAAACACAACCAATTCTTTGTAATGGAGATACTAATGGAGCGATTGATGTTACTATCGATACTTCGGTTGGCACACCTCCTTTCACTATTAATGTAAATAACGATACAACAGGAACAAATTACGGAACACAAACGTCTAGCTTACCAGCAGGACTATATACAGTAACGCTTACAGATTCAAAAATGTGTACAACAACTGAAACTGTAACTATTGATCAACCAGACGCTATAGTTGTAGATTATGATGCTATAGATATCACATGTGGTGCAGGTGGAGTTTCTCAAGGTTCAGTAATTGTAAATTCAGTTACAGGAGGAACACCTCCATATAACTATTTTGTAACAGGTACAAATGGCTATTCAAATTCTGAACTTAATAATATAGGTTCAACATCGGTTAGTTTTGATGTGGTTGATTTTGGGTTATATCAAATTAATGTGGTTGATGCTAATGGTTGTTCTATTTTAGTTCAAGATGTATTGGTGGCGTCGCCTCCAACAGATTTAGATATTGATATTACGGCTACTGTTAATTGTGCAACAGGTGGTGAAGCTGAAGTAAGCATAGGTTCAACGCTTACAAGTGCAGGGCCATTCTTCTTTAGTATATACGAAGGTCCAGGTTTTGAATATCCAACAGGAACTTGGCTAGCAGAAGATACTCCTGGCAGTGAATCTGCAACATTTACAGGATTAATTCCTGGTGTAGTATACACATTTATTGTATTTGATCAATCTACAAACTGTAGTTATTACGAGCCTGCAACGGTTCCTATTCCAACAAATTCAACATTAACCGCATCAGCAGTTAGTGCTAATAATATTACATGTACAGGTAGTGCAGATGGTAACGTATCATTTACAGTTAATAGCGTTTATGGAAGTGCTGTTTCTGTAAATTATGAAGTTTTTAATTCTTTAAGTTTAGCGACAACAGGTATTACTGGTTCAGGGTCTGTACCAGCAAATGGTTCGTTGAGCGTTACGGAATTAGGACCATTACCTTTTGGAAACTATTTTGTTTCAATTAGTGAAACTTCAGGACCAAATGCTGGTTGTGGTGTTGTTACGGTACCTTTTAATATTACAGAATCCGCTTTCTTATTAGAGTTAGCAGTTTCAATTGATCAGAATGCAAATTGTAATCCTAACTCAGGAATCATAAGTGCTATCGGTTCAAACGGAACACCTCCTTATCAATATCAAATTACGACAACACCTGCTGCTCCATTAGCGACAGATGCTGCTTGGGATGCTTCAAGCACATTTAATATGGATGCTGGTAGTTATTATGTTCATGTAATTGATGCTTATCACTGTATTGTTACGAGCCCTATTCAAGTTTTAAATGGAGATCCAACTCCAGTGATTTCAGCAACCTTAACGAATCAATGTACCGTTGCAGAAGGCGAATATGAAATTGATGTTACATTAGACACACCTGGTATGTCACCTTATAGCGTGAGTATTAATGGAGGAGCATTTCAATCACAAACATTCCCTTTCACACTTTCAAATTTATATTCAGGAACACATACCATAGAAATTCAAGATGTTAATGGTTGTGGTAATACCGTGTCAATAGATGTTGTTGCTCCAATCTTAATAACACCAGAAGTAACTGCTTTTCCATCTTGTAATGATGATGATGGTGAAATTACAGTAACAGGTTCTGGAGGATCTGGATCATATGCTTATAGCATTTTACCAAGTCCGGCTTCAATAAGTCTAACAGGAAATGTGTTTTCTGGAGTGCCTTCAGGAAGTTATACAATTACAATTACAGACACCGTTACCTTATGTACTGAAGAAGTGTCTGTTTCAGTTTCTCAAGCCATACTTCCAACGTTCACATTAACTCCATATGAAATCACTTGTTTTGGTGATAATTCTGGATCCTTTGAAATAAATATAGCCAACTATTCTGGCGCTTATACCTATGAAGTATTTGATAATTTAGGAACTTCTATAACAGGAATTGTAAATGCTAATACCTCAACTAATCCTGAACTAGTAACAGGAATGGAAGCTGGAACGTTTTCAGTAGTCATTACTGAAACTGATATTCCATTCTGTTCAGCAACAGCAAATGTCATTATTGCATCTCCATTAGATGGCATGACACTTAATGTTTCAGAAACGTCGAATGTAACCTGTAATGATAATGAAGGTACAATTACAGCCATCGCCACTGGTGGTTGGGGAGATTATGAATACGAATTAACTGGTGCTGCAACTGTAGCTTATTCTTCTAACGGTTCTTTTTCAGAATTGTCTGCAGGAACATATACTGTAAATGTTAGAGATGCAGGTGGCTGTATCGTTTCTGAAAGTATAACTTTAGAGACTCCTACTCCAATTGCTGCGACATTTACGCCAAACACCACTGTTCTATCTTGTTTTGGAGATCAAGATGCTAGTATTACCATTACGAATGTTACTGGTGGTCAAGGTTCAAATTATAGTTATACTTTAAATACGGTTTCACCAACACCAAGTGTTTCTGGACCACAAACTTCAAATGTCTTTGAAAACTTAGGACCTGGAACTTATTTTGTAAGAATTACAGATGGATATGGTTGTGAGTTTTCTTCTGTAAATATGGTGATTACTGAACCTACACCAATTGAATCTAGTTTGGTAAGAACAACGACACAAACCTGTTTAACGGAATCTACGTTAACATTAAGTGCCACTGGTGGAACAGGATTATATTCTTATAGTGATAATCCATCATTTTCGCCAATCATAGGAACGTTTACAACATCAACAACATTCAGTGTTTCAGATGGAACGTATTCATATTACGTAAGAGATGCCAATGGCTGTGTAACTAATGTTTCTAACGAAATTACAGTAGATCCTTTACCGACTTTAGAAGTGACTTTAGAATCTACCAATCCAATAATTAATTGTGCAGGAGATAATAATGGAACCATTTTAGCAACTGCTATTGGTGGATTAGGAAATTACACCTACACGTTACAAGATAATTTAGGTAATGATGTAATTGCAACAGAACTCACACCTGGTTATTTCACAGATCTTTTTGCAGGCGATTATATTGTACTTGTTGAAAGTGGAGATTGTAACGCAACGTCTGCATCGATCAGTATTACTGAACCAGATGCTCCACTCGATGCTTCAATAGTAGTTAATAATGTAAGTTGTGCAGGAAACAATAATGGATCGGTTGAAATTACAGCGTCAGGTGGTACCGGAATTATTAAATATGCCATTTCACCTCAACTCAATCAATTTTTTGAAACCAGTACATTTGAAGATTTAGAGCCTGGAGATTACAATATTATTGTACAAGATGAATTGGGTTGTTATTTAACTTTCAATTTCACGATAACAGAACCAACTCCTGTAATATTAAGCATTGTTGCAGATTCATTCTTCCCAGAAGTTTGTGCAGGAGATGTTGATGGCGAATTTAGTATTGCTATTTCTGGTGGTACACTGCCTTATAGTGTGAGTTTAGATGATTACGATGGCGTTTACACGACAGGAAGTGCAGCACAAACTGAATTTGACTTTTCAAATTTAACAGGTGGTGATCATACGGTGTTTGTAAGAGATGCAGAAGGATGTGAGTCGGAATGGAACATTACTTTCCCTGAATCTGTAAGCATACAACCAGAAATTTTAATTGAATCTGTCTGTGATAATAATTTACAAGGAAACATCGTAACTGTTACAGTAGATGCTTCAATTGATGATTTAGATCAACTTGATTATTCATTAAATGGTGGGCCTTATCAATCTGATAACAAATTTATAAATGTACCAGTAGGAACGAATCATTTTATAGATGTTAGACATACAAATGGATGTATTCAAACAACTGACTTTTTTGATATTGAAATGGCTGACCCAGTAACCTTGGATTTAGCAGAAGGTGATCTAAATGAATACATAGCAAACGCGGCAGGTGGTACAGGTGATTATCAATTTACCATCAACGATGAGGATTATGGCTATGAAAACTCATTTATCATTTATGAATCCGGATTATATACTATTACGGTAACGGATAGTAGTGGCTGTTTTGCAACCATACAAGTAGAATTAGAGTTTCAAGACATTTGTATTCCTAATTGGTTTACACCAAATAATGATGATAAATTTGATACTTGGGCACCAGGATGTACCGAAAATTATCCAAATCTAACCTTCGATATATTTGATCGCTATGGTCGTAAAATAGCAACCTATCGTGTTGGTGAAGCTTGGGATGGTAAATACATGGGTAATGAATTGCCTACTGGTGATTATTGGTTTGTTGTTAAAACGAATGATTCTACACACGACAAAGAATTTGTTGGACATTTTACACTTTATAGATAA